A window from Labrus mixtus chromosome 14, fLabMix1.1, whole genome shotgun sequence encodes these proteins:
- the LOC132988287 gene encoding vascular endothelial zinc finger 1-like has protein sequence MEPSWSTFLFQQANEALHHQHQVAQNSLLPLLNAGAEQIDQKPILPIQIDQKPPTSAADLLKDNVASGGGGRPLVPVIKKEHKGKTPFVCGYCNKAFRDSYHLRRHESSHTGIKMVSRPKKTAQTAPTMVPMISTMPRENNGNPSYIQTVAGILSTATTSVSSSIMTSSAMGNMPHQNVPKKPAKPVKKNHGCEMCGKAFRDVYHLNRHKLSHSDEKPFECPICQQRFKRKDRMTYHVRSHDGGVHKPYVCSVCGKGFSRPDHLSCHVKHVHSSERPFKCQVTACTSAFATKDRLRSHMIRHEGKVTCSICGKMLSAAYITSHLKTHGQTNFNSCNKDGNEVCNSASATPVTISAPITTAMNRHHQNHPVTIAAQMNISTNTVNITSPISLQHPVTITGPVNIASVNIPSSASMNIAHPVAITTQMPMNMAGPINIAMRPVDSMSFLSQVLPSSPPW, from the exons ATGGAGCCGAGCTGGAGTACGTTTCTTTTTCAA cAGGCCAATGAAGCCCTCCACCACCAGCACCAGGTGGCCCAGAACAGCCTGCTGCCACTTCTTAATGCAGGAGCCGAACAAATCGACCAGAAGCCCATCCTGCCCATCCAAATAGACCAGAAGCCCCCTACCAGTGCCGCTGATCTCCTCAAAGACAATGTGGCCAGCGGAGGAGGTGGACGGCCACTAGTGCCTGTCATAAAGAaggaacacaaaggaaaaaCACCTTTTGTCTGCGGTTACTGCAACAAGGCCTTCAGGGACAGCTACCACCTGCGACGCCATGAGTCCAGCCACACCGGTATCAAGATGGTGTCACGGCCAAAGAAGACGGCGCAGACAGCTCCTACAATGGTACCCATGATCTCCACCATGCCAAGAGAGAACAACGGCAACCCTTCCTACATCCAAACAGTAGCAGGCATCCTCTCAACGGCAACAACCTCTGTGTCCTCCAGCATCATGACATCGTCTGCAATGGGAAACATGCCGCATCAAAATGTGCCCAAGAAACCCGCCAAACCTGTCAAGAAAAACCACGGGTGCGAGATGTGCGGCAAGGCCTTCCGCGACGTCTACCACCTGAATCGCCACAAGCTGTCCCATTCAGACGAGAAGCCGTTCGAGTGCCCCATCTGCCAGCAGCGCTTTAAAAGGAAGGACAGGATGACCTACCATGTCCGCTCTCATGACGGGGGAGTCCACAAGCCCTATGTATGCTCAGTGTGTGGGAAAGGCTTCTCCAG GCCAGACCACTTGAGCTGCCATGTGAAGCATGTGCATTCTTCAGAAAGACCGTTTAAATGTCAAGTAACG GCCTGTACCTCTGCTTTCGCCACCAAAGACAGACTGCGTTCCCACATGATCCGACACGAAGGCAAAGTCACCTGCAGCATCTGTGGGAAGATGCTCAGCGCAGCCTACATCACCAGCCATCTGAAAACTCACGGACAGACCAACTTTAACTCCTGTAACAAAG ATGGCAACGAAGTCTGTAACTCAGCCTCAGCCACTCCAGTGACCATCTCTGCCCCCATCACCACAGCAATGAACCGGCACCACCAGAACCACCCGGTCACCATTGCAGCGCAAATGAACATTAGCACCAACACGGTCAACATCACGTCTCCGATCAGCCTCCAGCACCCGGTCACCATCACCGGGCCCGTCAACATTGCTTCCGTCAACATCCCCTCCTCAGCATCCATGAATATTGCCCATCCTGTCGCAATAACCACCCAAATGCCTATGAATATGGCCGGTCCGATCAACATCGCCATGAGGCCTGTGGATAGCATGTCCTTCCTGTCCCAAGTCCTGCCTTCTTCCCCACCctggtaa